The window GACGAGATGGAGTTCAAGCGTACCTACCGGTACATCATCCGCGAACTCAGCCTCGAAGTCAAACCGGCGGACCCCGAACAGTACCTGAACCGCTTCGAGAGCGAGTTCGACCTCGAACCGGCGACGAAGCGACGCGCCCACGACCTCCTCAAAACGGCGAAGGAGGCCGGCATCACCAGCGGAAAATCACCCGTCGGACTCGCCGCCGCCGCACTGTACGCTGCCGCACTTCTCGAAGGAGAAGGAGTGACACAGGACGCCGTCAGTAGCGTCGCCGACGTGAGCACCGTCACGATTCGGAACCGGTATCACGACTTGTTGGCCGTCGCAGGCGAGACTGACGCACTCCCGGCCAGTGTCACTGCCGACGAGGCATCCGCCTAATCACGGACTGAACGGTCATCGTTTCGACTTGGAACGAATGGTTTCGGTGCCCGGCCGGACGTCGCGTAAATCCTCTTTCGTCGGGGCGTTTACTATCGTCACGGTCCGGCCGTTACGAACGATGCGGAAGGCATCAGCGAACGGACCGTTTTTGACGACCCACGTATCAGGAGCGACTTGCGTCGCGTTCTGTCCACGGAGGAGGTCACGGTAGGCGCCCTGAAACTCTGCAGCGTCCCGATTTGACTCCCACGCAGTTCGCCAGACGTAACCGCGCTTGTCGCCCTTGTGGTACGGCCAGATTCGGTCGTTCGACCACCCATCGGACGGCACGCTGGTGTAGTTGAACACGTCGAACTTGCCCGATTCCGGATTTTCGAACGACTGCCAGTCGATGACCGCATTGTCGTACGCACGCCCCTGATACCAAAACATGGTATAGATTCCGGTTTCACCGACCGTCTCCGACCCGTTTTCCCCTTTTTCGCCGTAGAGTTTCCACCCGTTTCGAGCCTGCCCGTCGAGTTTGAGGGGCGTCGGCGAACCGTTCTGTGCGTTCGGGTCGATGACCTGTGCGGAGGCCTTCGGTGGATTCCGGTACTGCCGTTTGACCGCCTTCCACCCGTTCGATTCGACATTGGACGCGACGTACGCAGGGCCGTCGGAGTACGGTTGGATAATGCTGACCTGCATGCCGAGGTTGAACTCCGGAAGTCGCCCGCCGCGATATGGCGTCTTCTCTTGTGGTGGCCCAGGCATCTCGACACAGCTCCACTCGTTTCCGCACCGATTCACGTATCGCGCCTCGACGTAGGCCGCTTCACCCTCGGTCAATCCGTCTCGCGCTCGCTGACCGTCCATCGTTTGGGCTTCGAACTGCGAGGACCCCAATCCGACGTGTTGGTCCTGTAGCGCGTGTGTGAGTTCGTGTACCAGCGTCGCGTTATCGATGACGAGGTTTCCGTCGGAGATGACGTAAATTTGACCATTACTGGGGATGTAGAATCCGGCGACGCGCTGTTGAAAGAGCTGCATCCGTTGGCGTGCCGAGTCGGATTTTTCACCCGTAACGAACAACGCCTCCCAGATCTGGTTCTCCCACGCGCGTTGGGATGGCGTATACTGGCTCCGCACTTGCGAGCGAACCATTCCCTCATACTGTTTTCGCGGCAGCGGTTCGACCTGTACGGGCCGTTTGAACTCCTGATTCCGGATGAATTCGACGCGAGCCATCGCTCGACCCACGTAGGCTTTCCGCTCGGCGTTCGTCAGACCGTCATCCTGATTTACCGCGATACTTTCGTTGTGCCAATAGCCGTTCTCCCAGCCGATTACGTCCGACCGAGGGTCTGGTCGTTGGTGGACTTTCACGGTGGTGTCCGCGTCGCTCCTAGTCGGAACGTCTGCTTCCGCGACGTTCGCATTCCCCCAGTCGTTACCGACGCCAGCCACCGCGATCACTGGCGCCGCACAGACGAGCAAAACGACGACGACCGCCCCCAGTCCTCGCATACTTGTGACACGGACGCGCGAAGCATAACGGTTTGCCGTTCGTTACCACGATACAGTGTTCGAATTTGGAGACCGTTGATCGTAGATTATTCTAGTGGCTGGAAATCGCGTTTTCGGACATCGGCCGCTCGATATCGTTTTCTACTATTATTTCACCGACATACATGAACTACTGAAAGAAGACAGAAAACCTAAGTTTTCAATCCCACTACTCGGTATCGTGGATAGTGACACTGCTCGCCCTGTCGCAATCGCCCTCCTCTGTGTGCTCGCCATCGCCCTCGCCGCCGCGACGCTGAACTCCGCGGTGACGACCGACGGGGGTGGTGGTTTCGGTGGGGGGTCGGGCTCCGCGTTCGGTCCCGGTGACGGTGATGGACCCGACCAAACGGAACCATCGTTCAGCGGCGGGTCGCGGGTTTCGTTCGATTTTCCGTGCTATCCGACCCTCGACACGCTTCCTGCTGCGTTGCTCCTCCTCGGTCTATTCGCCCTCGTCGTTGGAGTCGCCTATTGGCGAATTGGTGCTCTCGGAGCTCTCGCCGTCGTCGGTCCGATCGGTATCCCCCTGTTGATTCTCCACGCTCTCTTAACCGCATGTACATCGCTTTCGGGAGGGGGAAGTGGCTCCCCGACGAACCTGAGTAACCTCCCTTCCCCTCCCGCAGGCGGTTCGTTCGGAACCGGCGACGGTACGACGAGTGTCACGACTCCCTCCGTCGTTTTGTTCGTGGTCCTCGGCATCGCACTCGT of the Haladaptatus caseinilyticus genome contains:
- a CDS encoding Hvo_1808 family surface protein, with protein sequence MRGLGAVVVVLLVCAAPVIAVAGVGNDWGNANVAEADVPTRSDADTTVKVHQRPDPRSDVIGWENGYWHNESIAVNQDDGLTNAERKAYVGRAMARVEFIRNQEFKRPVQVEPLPRKQYEGMVRSQVRSQYTPSQRAWENQIWEALFVTGEKSDSARQRMQLFQQRVAGFYIPSNGQIYVISDGNLVIDNATLVHELTHALQDQHVGLGSSQFEAQTMDGQRARDGLTEGEAAYVEARYVNRCGNEWSCVEMPGPPQEKTPYRGGRLPEFNLGMQVSIIQPYSDGPAYVASNVESNGWKAVKRQYRNPPKASAQVIDPNAQNGSPTPLKLDGQARNGWKLYGEKGENGSETVGETGIYTMFWYQGRAYDNAVIDWQSFENPESGKFDVFNYTSVPSDGWSNDRIWPYHKGDKRGYVWRTAWESNRDAAEFQGAYRDLLRGQNATQVAPDTWVVKNGPFADAFRIVRNGRTVTIVNAPTKEDLRDVRPGTETIRSKSKR
- a CDS encoding DUF4129 domain-containing protein encodes the protein MDSDTARPVAIALLCVLAIALAAATLNSAVTTDGGGGFGGGSGSAFGPGDGDGPDQTEPSFSGGSRVSFDFPCYPTLDTLPAALLLLGLFALVVGVAYWRIGALGALAVVGPIGIPLLILHALLTACTSLSGGGSGSPTNLSNLPSPPAGGSFGTGDGTTSVTTPSVVLFVVLGIALVGALALLVKSSSGTEPETTVAEPDSGTEDIAAVGRAAGEAADRIESDASVENEVYRAWREMTSHLDVSAPESSTPGEFATAAVDAGIAREDVRELTTVFEEVRYGGEDATGERERRAVASLRRIERTYAEDDE